A window from Toxoplasma gondii ME49 chromosome IX, whole genome shotgun sequence encodes these proteins:
- a CDS encoding hypothetical protein (encoded by transcript TGME49_291880), with product MLARGDDELCSSFYRSANKHIRGVGGEPPASSRADLRRYMPGYTAPPSLNAYKAWHVNSATLRRENDRLKAENKNIERDFDRLYQRAYIAEVQLNNLKAAASKIPLGGANYSVTQLVKLAANLLELLTKQPEQTCVSVIPDALACLSMCHVRDRRLFAAGEKLKRTLQCPSGASGYNGNESKTRPIGRPAGEVAPDLKWLATVSDDLSWLKWADQWDVLPMDLRWISIAVDDRSLLLHRFLWTRAPVDLRYLTVVSGNMDWLYIGPDRWYSTPMQLRLRAIALEDPTIIKPTMAEAALYGLEREKIANTLIPDADLPNLPSPHAPEEDLDLTLRISLSPADIAVCENNGGIASSAKAGASTGTPGMPTPGSKVGQAKETSASSKVGMAKTVPSPLSKTAPPLKADPSEPVPTKVGGGSVGGPKATPSPSKAGPPPKDSDKPGGVAKKASPTPPSKAEGVAASGSGDAPEEPKSVKGAPLGKKGPGPLGVKGGSPLPPPGDAKGKASPESATAKGPAELPKGPAGAAKAAVPGKAAPVGPGKGPAAPLGKKAPGEPVGKPKAEMKKSSPPVGEPKAEVKKSPPPPSGSPKAESKKSPSPPLGEPKADVKKSPPPPLGGPKAEMKKSPPGASPAAPKADSSTPAAPTGATPPKAKLGAPPGKAPTAGTAEGKEAAPAKKGPLPAKGAEPLGKKGPPPVAKAEDTTKPPPPTAGQNDDADGAGVSAKKQSPLGKGPPPKKGPLLGKKIPPAPDARDAKADDASPAKKGPPKGLPKGKAPPKGKGFL from the exons ATG CTGGCCCGAGGTGACGATGAGCTTTGTTCCTCCTTCTATAGGAGTGCAAATAAACACATTCGAGGCGTAGGTGGAGA GCCTCCTGCCTCTTCCAGAGCGGATCTCAGGCGGTATATGCCCGGTTACACCGCCCCCCCATCATTGAATGCATACAAA GCATGGCACGTCAACAGCGCGACACTGAGACGGGAGAATGATCGACTGAAGGCGGAGAACAAAAA TATCGAACGAGATTTCGACAGACTATATCAGCGCGCCTACATTGCCGAAGTGCAGCTCAACAATCTCAAG GCAGCAGCAAGCAAAATCCCACTCGGTGGGGCGAACTACAGTGTGACACAACTCGTCAAGCTGGCAGCGAACCTCCTCGAACTTTTGACAAAGCAGCCCGAGCAAACATGCGTCAGTGTCATTCCAGACGCATTGGCTTGCCTTTCAATGTGCCACGTT agagacagacgactcTTCGCAGCCGGAGAGAAGTTAAAGCGCACGCTACAGTGCCCCAGCGGAGCTTCTGGTTAT AACGGAAACGAATCAAAGACACGCCCAATAGGGAGACCTGCTGGTGAAG TTGCTCCGGACCTCAAATGGCTTGCCACTGTTTCTGATGACCTCTCGTGGTTGAAATGGGCGGATCA ATGGGACGTTTTGCCGATGGACTTGCGCTGGATCTCGATAGCTGTCGATGATCGCTCGCTACTGCTTCATCGGTTTTTGTGGACCCGGGCCCCGGTTGATCTGCGGTACCTTACTGTTGTCTCGGGCAACATGGATTGGCTGTACATTGGAC CTGACAGGTGGTACTCTACTCCGATGCAGCTTCGGTTGCGTGCGATTGCGCTGGAGGATCCGACTATTATTAAGCCTACTATGGCAGAAGCGGCCTTATATGGTCTTGAGAGGGAAAAGATCGCCAATACGCTCA TTCCAGATGCAGACCTGCCGAACTTACCGTCTCCCCACGCTCCCGAAGAGGATCTTGACCTTACGTTGAGAATCAGTCTGTCCCCTGCTGACATCGCTGTCTGCGAAAACAATGGAGGAATAGCCTCTAGTGCTAAAGCGGGGGCCTCTACGGGGACACCTGGCATGCCCACTCCTGGTAGCAAGGTTGGACAAGCTAAAGAAACTAGTGCCTCTTCTAAAGTGGGCATGGCCAAAACAGTTCCTTCCCCACTTTCGAAGACCGCTCCTCCTTTAAAAGCAGATCCAAGTGAGCCCGTACCAACCAAGGTAGGCGGAGGTTCTGTCGGAGGACCTAAAGCCACCCCATCGCCGAGCAAAGCAGGTCCTCCGCCAAAGGACAGTGACAAGCCGGGCGGCGTGGCAAAAAAAGCGAGCCCAACGCCACCTTCAAAGGCAGAAGGAGTAGCAGCTTcaggaagtggagacgccCCTGAGGAACCCAAATCAGTGAAAGGCGCACCACTAGGCAAAAAGGGCCCGGGCCCTCTCGGAGTGAAGGGCGGCTCTCCCTTACCCCCTCCGGGAGATGCCAAGGGTAAAGCATCACCTGAATCTGCCACCGCCAAAGGTCCTGCGGAGCTTCCGAAGGGGCCTGCGGGGGCTGCAAAGGCTGCAGTCCCTGGCAAAGCCGCGCCGGTCGGACCGGGAAAAGGGCCCGCGGCCCCATTAGGGAAGAAGGCTCCTGGGGAACCTGTGGGCAAGCCGAAAgcagagatgaagaagagttCTCCACCAGTGGGAGAGCCGAAGGctgaagtgaagaagagcccTCCCCCACCATCAGGCAGCCCAAAAGCCGAATCGAAGAAGAGTCCCTCTCCACCACTGGGCGAGCCGAAGGCAGATGTAAAGAAGAGCCCTCCTCCACCACTGGGTGGACCTAAGGCAGAAATGAAGAAAAGTCCTCCCGGGGCGTCTCCAGCAGCACCAAAGGCTGACAGCAGCACTCCCGCGGCACCGACCGGCGCCACTCCGCCGAAGGCCAAACTCGGAGCGCCGCCAGGCAAGGCGCCGACTGCTGGAACTGCTGAGGGCAAAGAAGCGGCCCCAGCGAAGAAAGGTCCGTTGCCCGCAAAAGGAGCGGAGCCACTAGGCAAGAAGGGACCTCCACCGGTTGCAAAGGCAGAAGACACAACGAAACCGCCGCCGCCAACTGCGGGTCAGAATGATGATGCGGA